In a genomic window of Salvelinus fontinalis isolate EN_2023a chromosome 7, ASM2944872v1, whole genome shotgun sequence:
- the LOC129860169 gene encoding uncharacterized protein LOC129860169 — protein sequence MSVFSQKSKPVRWSKEMSASQNIADSSRKKTSLLKDNSWIRRSVEEEEELVDLQSEVGQPNPASPSTPVNHLTKSPPLPPKTKTVSFILSTTSKSMKDSKTAMSPGSTSPKSLNSPTSSTLKSPSMSLFTARVFSSPKKLFYSPLSPPEVLPHAITHITDEEPPAVPTTPPPPPPTTPPPPTTPPPPPTTPPPPPPPTTLPPPPTTPTTTLPPPPPSTTPPPPPPPTTLPPPPPTTPPPPPPPTALPPPPPTTLPPPPPTTLPPPPPPTTPPPPPPPPMTESPMPQASISEISLETRLPDPPSLTPTQTLLSIPNRSVLTPTQTLLSIPNRSVLTPTQTLLSIPNRSVLTPTQTLLSIPNRSVLTPTQTLLSIPNRSVLTPTQTLLSIPNRSVLTPTQTLLSIPNRSVLTPTQTLLSIPNRSVTKGLCSYCCKPMVAGANMILEDLQIYSHSSCFKCEVCHCPLGDLHVGDSIWLHRGTVHCEGCFSTTREKYLL from the exons ATGTCTGTTTTCAGTCAGAAGTCTAAGCCTGTCAGATGGAGTAAGGAGATGAGTGCCAGTCAGAACATAGCTGACAGCAGCAGGAAGAAGACCAGTCTGCTGAAAGACAACAGCTGGATCAGACGCagcgtggaggaggaggaggagctagtGGA CCTGCAGTCTGAGGTGGGCCAGCCCAATCCTGCCAGCCCTAGCACCCCAGTCAACCATCTGACCAAGAG CCCTCCACTTCCTCCAAAGACCAAGACTGTGTCCTTCATTTTAAG cACCACCTCAAAGAGCATGAAAGACTCCAAGACAGCCATGAGTCCTGGGAGCACCTCCCCAAAGTCTCTAAACTCCCCCAC AAGCTCAACGCTGAAGAGCCCATCCATGTCCCTCTTTACTGCAAGGGTCTTTTCCTCCCCCAAAAAACTATTCTACTCCCCACTGAGCCCTCCAGAAGTACTCCCCCACGCCATTACCCATATCACTGATGAAGAGCCCCCGGCAGTCCCaacaactccaccaccaccacctccaacaactccaccaccaccaacaactccaccaccacctccaacaactccaccaccaccaccacctccaacaACTCTACCACCCCCACCAACAACTCCAACAAcaactctaccaccaccaccaccttcaacaactccaccaccaccaccaccaccaacaactctaccaccaccacctccaacaactccaccaccaccaccaccaccaacagctctaccaccaccacctccaacaactctaccaccaccacctccaacaactctaccaccaccaccacctccaacaacaccaccaccaccaccaccacctccaatgACCGAGTCACCAATGCCCCAAGCTTCAATCAGTGAGATCAG TTTAGAGACCAGACTCCCTgaccctccctccctgactccaACCCAAACTCTCCTCTCCATACCCAACAGGTCAGTCCTGACTCCAACCCAGACTCTCCTCTCCATACCCAACAGGTCAGTCCTGACTCCAACCCAGACTCTCCTCTCCATACCCAACAGGTCAGTCCTGACTCCAACCCAGACTCTCCTCTCCATACCCAACAGGTCAGTCCTGACTCCAACCCAGACTCTCCTCTCCATACCCAACAGGTCAGTCCTGACTCCAACCCAGACTCTACTCTCCATACCCAACAGGTCAGTCCTGACTCCAACCCAGACTCTCCTCTCCATACCCAATAGGTCAGTCCTGACTCCAACCCAGACTCTCCTCTCCATACCCAACAG GAGTGTGACCAAGGGGCTGTGTTCGTACTGCTGTAAACCAATGGTGGCTGGAGCCAACATGATCCTGGAGGATCTACAGATCTACAGCCACTCATCCTGCTTCAAG TGTGAGGTGTGCCATTGTCCTCTAGGAGACCTCCATGTAGGAGACAGTATTTGGCTCCACAGAGGGACAGTGCACTGTGAAGGCTGCTTCAGCACaaccagag AGAAGTATCTCCTCTAG